In a genomic window of Bradyrhizobium sp. LLZ17:
- a CDS encoding LysR substrate-binding domain-containing protein, with amino-acid sequence MDRLLQLEVFARTAELGSLSKAADVLRMSNAAASRHLSALEERLAVRLIERNTRRQWLTEAGQELLQRCSPLLNELAEAEDAVSDRALSPKGMLRVTSSLSFAMIYMAPMLPAFRKLYPKLDVQIIAANRYPDFIEAGIDVAIRTREQEPDSNVIIRRIGQMRRVLAAAPSYLATHGQPEHPADLARHDMLIYNLANDPYSLRLQQGNAAQTVHIAPALDSNDGQIIRGAALAGLGILIQPLYIVQGDIAAGKLVPVLMQWELPLLTMNVAYQNRVRLPAKIRVFSDFLVDHIRAHSDAGIWMDAT; translated from the coding sequence ATGGACCGGCTGCTCCAGCTAGAGGTTTTCGCCAGGACCGCCGAGCTCGGCAGCCTGTCCAAGGCTGCGGACGTTTTGCGGATGTCGAACGCGGCCGCGAGCCGGCACCTGAGCGCGCTGGAGGAGCGGCTCGCGGTGCGGCTGATCGAGCGCAACACGCGCCGGCAATGGCTGACCGAGGCAGGGCAGGAGCTGTTGCAGCGTTGCAGCCCGCTGCTGAACGAGCTCGCCGAAGCCGAGGACGCCGTCAGCGACCGCGCGCTGTCGCCCAAGGGCATGCTGCGCGTCACCAGCTCGCTGTCGTTTGCGATGATCTACATGGCGCCGATGCTGCCGGCGTTTCGCAAGCTCTACCCGAAGCTCGACGTCCAGATCATCGCGGCCAACCGCTATCCCGACTTCATCGAGGCCGGCATCGACGTCGCGATCCGCACAAGGGAGCAGGAGCCCGACTCCAACGTTATCATTCGCCGGATCGGGCAGATGCGCCGGGTGCTGGCGGCAGCGCCTTCCTATCTCGCCACGCACGGCCAGCCCGAGCATCCCGCCGATCTCGCGCGTCACGACATGCTGATCTACAATCTTGCCAACGACCCCTATTCGCTGCGGCTTCAGCAAGGCAATGCCGCGCAGACCGTGCACATCGCGCCGGCGCTGGACAGCAATGACGGCCAAATCATCCGCGGTGCGGCGCTGGCGGGCCTCGGCATCCTGATCCAGCCGCTTTACATCGTGCAGGGCGACATCGCGGCCGGCAAGCTCGTGCCGGTGCTGATGCAGTGGGAGCTGCCGCTGCTCACGATGAACGTGGCCTACCAGAACCGGGTCCGGCTGCCGGCGAAAATCAGGGTGTTCTCGGATTTTTTGGTCGACCACATCCGCGCGCATTCCGATGCCGGGATCTGGATGGACGCAACCTAG